A section of the Flavobacteriales bacterium genome encodes:
- the der gene encoding ribosome biogenesis GTPase Der — protein MAEKLVAVIGRPNVGKSTFFNRMTQQRQAIVDSISGVTRDRHYGKSDWNGRSFSLVDTGGYITGSDDRFEAEIRRQVLIAIDEADIILFMVDVQAGVTDMDQDVAALLRRTDKPVFLVVNKVDTPIHAADATEFYALGLGEYFTLSSINGSGTGELLDAVVEHIPRPEEEVEDEDALLRFSIVGRPNVGKSSLLNALMGEDRNIVTDIAGTTRDSLNTHYNQFGLEFELVDTAGIRKKGKVHEDLEFYSVMRAIRAIEYSDVILVVIDATRGFESQDLNIFHLAERNKKGVVILVNKWDLVEKETNTTKQYEKAIRERIAPFTDVPIVFISAITKQRIFKAIETAMAVYERRKQRISTSKLNELFLPIIKENPPPSTKGKFIKIKYITQLPTNTPQFAFFANLPQYIKDPYRRFLENRFREMFDFSGVPITIYFRKK, from the coding sequence ATGGCAGAGAAACTCGTAGCTGTGATCGGTAGACCCAATGTGGGTAAATCGACGTTTTTTAACCGCATGACTCAGCAGCGGCAAGCAATCGTGGATTCCATTTCGGGGGTCACGCGCGATCGGCATTACGGAAAATCAGATTGGAACGGGCGTTCGTTTTCGCTCGTGGATACCGGCGGATACATTACCGGCTCAGACGATCGTTTTGAAGCCGAGATACGTCGCCAAGTACTGATAGCCATCGACGAAGCGGACATCATTCTGTTTATGGTGGATGTGCAGGCGGGCGTTACAGATATGGATCAAGACGTGGCGGCCTTGCTGCGCCGCACCGATAAGCCGGTATTTTTGGTCGTCAATAAAGTCGATACGCCGATTCACGCCGCGGACGCCACCGAATTCTACGCGCTGGGACTGGGCGAGTACTTCACCTTGAGCTCCATCAACGGAAGCGGCACCGGGGAACTCCTGGATGCTGTGGTTGAGCACATCCCGCGACCCGAAGAAGAGGTCGAAGACGAAGATGCTCTGCTCCGATTTAGCATTGTTGGGCGCCCCAACGTGGGGAAGAGTTCTCTCTTGAACGCCCTCATGGGCGAGGATCGGAACATTGTGACCGACATCGCCGGAACTACGCGCGATAGCCTGAACACGCATTATAACCAGTTCGGATTGGAATTCGAGTTGGTCGATACGGCCGGAATCCGAAAGAAAGGAAAAGTACACGAAGACCTCGAGTTTTATTCGGTCATGCGGGCTATTAGAGCCATTGAATACAGCGATGTTATTTTGGTAGTGATCGATGCTACCCGGGGGTTTGAGTCTCAGGATCTGAATATTTTCCACTTGGCCGAGCGCAACAAGAAAGGAGTAGTGATCTTGGTGAACAAGTGGGACCTGGTCGAAAAAGAAACCAATACCACCAAACAGTACGAAAAGGCCATACGCGAGCGCATTGCACCGTTTACCGATGTGCCTATTGTGTTCATTTCGGCCATTACCAAGCAGCGGATCTTCAAAGCCATTGAGACGGCTATGGCAGTGTATGAGCGTCGCAAACAACGCATCAGTACCAGCAAGCTTAACGAATTGTTTTTACCGATCATCAAGGAAAACCCGCCCCCTTCGACCAAAGGAAAGTTCATTAAGATCAAGTACATCACCCAGCTGCCGACGAATACCCCTCAATTCGCCTTCTTCGCGAATTTACCGCAGTACATTAAGGATCCGTATCGTCGATTCTTGGAAAATCGATTCCGGGAGATGTTTGATTTTTCAGGCGTACCAATCACGATTTATTTCCGGAAAAAGTAA
- the era gene encoding GTPase Era, whose protein sequence is MSETPHKAGFVNIIGNPNVGKSTLMNALVGERLSIITNKAQTTRHRILGIVNQPDYQIVFSDTPGVIVPAYKLQESMMDFVKSAFQDADVLIYMVEPGEKRLKDEALFERLKKNDIPLLLVINKIDTTEPQRLEEYAAYWKEQFPRAEVIPISALENFGVEPLLNRIVELLPESPPYFDKDALTDKSERFFVEEAVRKQILLNYKKEVPYSVEIEVEEFKEEERIIRIRAIIMVARETQKGIIIGHRGKMIKKVGTNARKELQDFFQKHIHLELFVKVAKDWRDSDRDLKRFGYKS, encoded by the coding sequence ATGAGTGAAACACCACATAAAGCAGGATTCGTCAACATCATCGGGAACCCTAACGTGGGGAAATCGACCCTGATGAACGCCTTGGTGGGCGAGCGATTGTCGATCATTACCAACAAAGCGCAGACCACGCGCCACCGTATTTTGGGGATCGTGAACCAGCCCGATTATCAGATCGTGTTCAGCGACACCCCCGGGGTCATTGTGCCCGCATACAAGCTCCAAGAGAGCATGATGGACTTCGTGAAATCGGCCTTTCAGGACGCCGATGTTTTGATCTACATGGTGGAGCCGGGCGAAAAGCGACTGAAAGATGAAGCCCTGTTCGAACGCCTCAAAAAGAACGATATCCCGCTGTTGTTGGTGATCAACAAAATTGATACAACGGAGCCTCAGCGGCTCGAAGAGTATGCCGCGTACTGGAAAGAACAGTTTCCGCGCGCCGAAGTCATTCCCATTTCCGCACTCGAAAATTTTGGGGTGGAACCGCTGTTGAATCGGATCGTGGAGCTACTGCCCGAATCGCCCCCGTATTTCGACAAAGACGCGCTCACCGACAAATCGGAGCGCTTTTTCGTGGAAGAGGCTGTGCGCAAGCAAATCCTACTGAACTACAAAAAGGAAGTGCCTTATTCGGTGGAGATCGAAGTGGAGGAGTTCAAGGAGGAAGAGCGCATCATCCGCATTAGGGCCATTATTATGGTCGCTCGCGAAACACAAAAAGGCATCATCATTGGCCACCGGGGCAAAATGATCAAAAAGGTGGGAACCAACGCCCGGAAGGAGCTGCAAGATTTCTTCCAAAAACACATTCATCTCGAACTATTCGTGAAGGTCGCCAAGGACTGGAGGGATAGTGATCGAGATCTGAAGCGGTTTGGATACAAGTCGTGA
- a CDS encoding DUF3857 domain-containing protein — protein sequence MYRSHLILSLSLLLSLPSRAQDRIKYKDIVWPVDSHNIFVPEKWADEPAVILERVVRYQRYEARNRFSGKEYEIYYKIKFQKNEGAEQYRYFFIPYVPNTTLDRLDARLTKPDGRVADIDAKFFKNKRIEKTVSGFSPDQFIIFEVPTVESGDQLELFWRYQGHPLPQHMYFDDYLPTVRSTYVLTHPEYDPFRYTTHQGAPEARQKEEFFRQEYLWRMTDLPARIREDHFSPARYLPHVEQAFGPTFQDEYGWPLAWWIFLRQLDRLQLDVNARYDKQLEGFLQDLWRGIPPDQVTARIEAVHEYFNKHLTLTKYPRGINIGNDINSGRIHPDALYIFYDDLIRRFDIPYRLVLAKEKSRGTLDSNVISLDQISHAFFEFTDTQTGERHFLVPMQWEGKYAFDEIPGDLLSTRAVFIEAPLETVTIEELPGFPIERSKIHKSAIVNLRGYETEVTFPVREQWTGAASAYWSELRQKGVNTERPTTRRYTTRRDKWPNLDERPMMVDFNSKDEAFSTEWQYPRTATQVNWRGDTLSIVPQALLQAEQVYSGPVKRVYPLHLPYAGIEQNDVYLQFGRDMVPLTFPGYNWRLPELMEARFSVERVDNQTYRLHFFCVYLKDTYSPEEAVQMRTLWREINRALNVPFRMAVNE from the coding sequence ATGTATCGAAGCCACCTCATTCTGTCGCTGTCGCTGTTGCTTTCGCTGCCCTCACGGGCACAGGACCGCATCAAGTACAAAGACATCGTGTGGCCCGTCGATTCGCACAACATCTTTGTGCCGGAAAAATGGGCCGATGAGCCGGCGGTGATTCTGGAGCGCGTGGTGCGCTATCAGCGGTACGAAGCGCGGAATCGATTCAGTGGAAAGGAGTACGAGATCTACTACAAGATCAAGTTTCAGAAGAACGAAGGGGCCGAGCAGTACCGATATTTCTTTATTCCTTACGTGCCCAATACCACCCTCGATCGGCTCGATGCCCGGCTCACCAAGCCCGATGGTCGGGTAGCCGATATCGATGCCAAGTTTTTTAAAAACAAGCGTATTGAGAAAACGGTATCGGGTTTTTCGCCGGACCAGTTTATCATTTTTGAGGTTCCGACCGTGGAATCAGGCGATCAGCTGGAGCTTTTTTGGCGCTATCAAGGGCATCCGCTGCCGCAGCACATGTATTTCGACGACTACCTGCCTACGGTGCGCAGTACCTATGTGTTGACTCATCCCGAGTACGACCCTTTCCGATATACAACGCACCAAGGGGCTCCCGAGGCGCGGCAAAAAGAGGAGTTCTTTAGACAGGAGTACTTATGGCGCATGACCGATTTGCCGGCTCGAATTAGAGAGGATCATTTTAGTCCGGCCCGCTATTTACCGCATGTGGAACAGGCGTTCGGCCCAACGTTCCAAGACGAATACGGTTGGCCCTTAGCTTGGTGGATCTTTTTACGGCAACTGGATCGATTACAGCTCGATGTGAATGCGCGGTACGACAAACAGCTCGAGGGCTTTTTGCAGGATCTTTGGAGGGGGATTCCGCCCGATCAGGTCACGGCGCGCATCGAAGCCGTACACGAATACTTCAACAAACACCTGACCTTAACGAAGTACCCACGGGGCATCAATATTGGGAACGACATTAACTCGGGTCGAATCCACCCCGATGCGCTGTACATCTTTTACGACGACTTGATCCGGCGGTTCGACATTCCGTATCGGCTTGTGTTGGCCAAAGAGAAGTCGCGCGGAACGCTGGATTCAAATGTCATCAGCTTGGACCAGATCAGCCATGCCTTCTTTGAATTTACCGATACGCAGACCGGCGAACGCCATTTTCTGGTTCCCATGCAGTGGGAGGGTAAGTACGCGTTCGATGAGATTCCCGGCGATCTGCTTTCGACCCGTGCCGTTTTTATTGAGGCTCCCTTGGAAACGGTAACGATCGAAGAATTACCCGGCTTTCCGATCGAGAGGAGCAAGATTCATAAAAGTGCGATCGTGAACTTACGGGGGTACGAGACCGAAGTGACCTTTCCGGTGCGCGAACAATGGACTGGCGCGGCATCGGCCTATTGGTCCGAACTCCGGCAAAAGGGTGTGAACACCGAGCGTCCCACGACCAGGCGATACACCACCCGGCGCGATAAATGGCCCAATTTGGATGAGCGTCCGATGATGGTCGATTTTAACTCCAAGGACGAAGCTTTCAGCACCGAGTGGCAGTATCCGCGAACGGCCACCCAAGTGAACTGGCGGGGCGACACGTTGTCCATCGTGCCGCAGGCACTATTGCAAGCCGAGCAAGTGTATAGCGGGCCGGTAAAACGCGTGTACCCGCTGCATTTGCCGTATGCCGGAATTGAGCAAAACGATGTTTATCTGCAGTTCGGTCGTGACATGGTGCCCTTGACCTTTCCGGGGTACAACTGGCGATTACCCGAGCTTATGGAGGCGCGATTTTCGGTGGAACGGGTCGATAACCAGACCTACCGACTGCATTTTTTCTGCGTCTACCTCAAAGACACGTATTCCCCGGAAGAGGCCGTGCAAATGCGTACCTTGTGGCGCGAGATCAACCGGGCGCTGAACGTGCCCTTCCGAATGGCCGTCAATGAGTGA
- a CDS encoding homocysteine S-methyltransferase family protein has protein sequence MSHLIEDISRERILVLDGAMGTMIQRHKLGEAEYRGERFAQWSSDLKGNNDLLSLTQPDIIRGIHEEYLAAGADILETNTFSGTRVAQSDYGTEEFTYEINKRSAELAKEACAKFTDKPRFVAGAMGPTNKTLSLSPDVNDPGYRAMTFDELRDQYAEQARGLLDGGGDVLLVETVFDTLNAKAALFAIEQEFERRGERVPVMVSGTITDASGRTLSGQTPEAFLVSMSHVDLFSIGFNCALGAEQLFPYVQTLGRISPFRVSVYPNAGLPNAFGDYDQSPEQMGKLVEEYLKLNLVNVIGGCCGTTPDHIKVIAETAARYHPRPYHAKATAV, from the coding sequence ATGAGTCATTTGATAGAAGATATTTCGCGTGAGCGCATACTCGTACTCGATGGAGCTATGGGCACTATGATCCAGCGCCACAAACTCGGCGAAGCGGAATACCGCGGTGAGCGTTTTGCCCAGTGGTCCAGTGATCTAAAGGGAAACAATGACTTGCTTTCGCTCACTCAACCCGACATTATTCGCGGTATTCATGAAGAGTACCTGGCGGCCGGAGCCGACATACTCGAGACAAACACCTTTTCGGGCACCCGGGTGGCCCAAAGCGATTACGGCACTGAAGAGTTTACCTACGAGATCAACAAGCGCTCGGCTGAACTGGCCAAAGAGGCCTGTGCTAAATTCACTGATAAACCGCGATTCGTAGCCGGGGCCATGGGCCCGACGAACAAGACTTTGAGCTTGTCGCCCGATGTGAACGATCCGGGCTACCGGGCCATGACGTTTGATGAGTTGCGCGATCAATATGCCGAACAGGCGCGGGGACTGCTCGACGGCGGAGGCGACGTATTGTTGGTCGAGACGGTTTTCGATACGCTGAATGCCAAGGCGGCGTTGTTCGCCATTGAACAAGAGTTCGAGCGCCGGGGCGAGCGGGTTCCGGTGATGGTATCGGGAACGATCACCGACGCTTCGGGCCGCACCTTGAGTGGGCAAACCCCCGAGGCCTTTTTGGTGAGCATGAGTCATGTGGATCTGTTTTCGATCGGATTCAATTGCGCCCTGGGGGCCGAACAGCTCTTTCCCTATGTGCAGACCTTGGGGCGTATAAGCCCTTTCCGGGTGAGCGTATATCCGAATGCGGGTTTGCCCAATGCGTTCGGCGATTACGATCAAAGCCCCGAACAAATGGGCAAACTGGTCGAAGAGTACTTGAAGCTCAACCTCGTCAACGTTATTGGCGGCTGTTGCGGAACTACGCCGGATCACATTAAAGTGATCGCCGAAACAGCGGCTCGTTACCATCCACGTCCTTACCACGCTAAAGCTACTGCCGTATGA
- the metK gene encoding methionine adenosyltransferase — translation MSYYFTSESVSEGHPDKVADQISDAILDHFLAFDAQSKVACETLVTTGQVVLAGEIKSQTYLDVQQITRDVINRIGYTKSAYMFEGNSCGIFSALHEQSSDINQGVDRGSIEEQGAGDQGMMFGYATNETENLMPLALDLSHLILQELAALRREGDAIPYLRPDAKSQVTIEYNDEHQPVRIKDIVVSTQHDDFDEEKAMLAKIKEDIVNILIPRVKAKCSAPIQKLFTDDITYHINPTGKFVIGGPHGDTGLTGRKIIVDTYGGKGAHGGGAFSGKDPSKVDRSAAYATRHIAKNLVAAGVADHILVQVSYAIGVVKPMGVFVDTYGTANVDINDGEIAAKVSELFDLRPGFIEKNLKLRQPMYGETAAYGHMGRTNEVVKKTFARPDGNGVEVIERDVELFTWEKLDRVDDIKAAFGL, via the coding sequence ATGTCTTATTATTTTACTTCAGAATCCGTGTCCGAAGGGCACCCCGATAAAGTCGCCGATCAAATTAGCGACGCCATTCTCGATCATTTTTTGGCCTTCGATGCCCAATCCAAAGTAGCATGCGAAACTCTCGTGACCACGGGTCAAGTCGTTCTGGCAGGTGAGATCAAATCGCAAACCTATTTAGACGTTCAGCAGATCACTCGCGACGTCATCAACCGCATAGGCTACACCAAAAGCGCTTATATGTTCGAGGGCAATAGCTGTGGAATCTTCAGCGCATTGCACGAGCAAAGCTCAGACATCAACCAAGGGGTAGACCGCGGATCCATCGAAGAGCAAGGAGCCGGCGACCAAGGTATGATGTTCGGTTACGCGACCAACGAAACCGAGAACTTGATGCCGTTGGCGCTCGACCTCAGCCACCTCATTTTACAGGAGCTTGCCGCCTTGCGGCGCGAAGGGGATGCTATTCCTTATTTACGCCCCGACGCCAAGAGCCAAGTGACCATTGAGTACAACGATGAGCACCAGCCGGTGCGCATTAAAGACATCGTGGTGAGCACCCAGCACGACGATTTCGATGAAGAAAAGGCCATGCTCGCCAAGATCAAAGAAGATATCGTCAACATCCTGATCCCTCGCGTAAAAGCTAAGTGCAGCGCACCGATCCAGAAGCTGTTTACCGACGATATCACCTATCATATTAATCCGACCGGAAAGTTCGTCATCGGCGGACCCCACGGCGATACAGGCCTTACCGGTCGTAAGATCATCGTGGACACTTACGGAGGAAAAGGAGCCCACGGTGGTGGAGCTTTTAGTGGAAAGGACCCCAGTAAAGTAGACCGCTCGGCGGCTTACGCCACGCGCCACATCGCTAAGAACTTGGTGGCGGCCGGAGTCGCCGATCATATCTTGGTTCAAGTAAGCTACGCGATTGGCGTAGTAAAACCCATGGGTGTTTTTGTCGACACCTACGGCACAGCAAATGTGGATATTAACGATGGAGAAATCGCGGCGAAGGTGAGTGAACTGTTCGATTTACGTCCGGGATTCATCGAAAAGAACCTCAAATTGCGTCAACCCATGTACGGCGAAACAGCCGCATACGGACATATGGGCCGAACAAACGAGGTGGTGAAAAAGACCTTCGCTCGCCCCGACGGAAATGGCGTAGAGGTCATTGAGCGCGATGTAGAGCTTTTCACCTGGGAAAAACTCGATCGCGTCGACGACATCAAAGCCGCGTTCGGACTGTAA